A segment of the Nyctibius grandis isolate bNycGra1 chromosome 27, bNycGra1.pri, whole genome shotgun sequence genome:
GGGCATTATCGCTCAGTCCTGTGGGAGTATTGAGTAAAACACTTCATTCGCCCTCTCCTCTCATCCTTTGACCACACCAGGATGAGCAGCACGAGCTGCCGAGGCTCCTGCTGAGCGTGGCAGGGTGGAAATCctgttttttcaattttttcccaCCCTACAAGATCTTCCTCCACGTGGCCAGCCACTGCACAGCCCTCGAAGGCCACCAGCCGAGCGCAaggctctgctctcccagctcctTTGTTATGAATTCTTGCATTTCCAGGGACGCGTGTCCACAGCGGCCTCCCCGCAGCCAGAAAACCACCCAGGGCAAGAACGGGCTGCAGTATTTCTTGTCTGGAGATCCCTTGCTCAACAGCACCCTGATCCGAGGTATCCTCACAATTCAATTAAAGTGGTGAAGAACTTCATATTAAATTCaacctgttttaaaaacaacGTCACTGGTCTTTACAATAGCCTCCAACAGTAAATTCTGTGGGCTAATCAggcatttgctttatttctttcaatCCCTTCCCAGCTATGCTTAATTGCACTTAATTATTACAATAATGGTCTCTGCCTTCCTACCTACAACCCACTTGCCCAGGAAAACAATTCTCTCCGATACGCCTCTGCTCCGCTTGTGAAGCCAGATCTCAGAGTTTCCGAGCCAGCGGGAGGAATGCGAATCCTTACACGGCTCCGCTCCTCAGCAAGAGGCCGCGGCTGCCTCGGTCATCTTTAGAAAGCTCCTCTCAGCAGTTAAGAATGGGCAGACTTAATTCAGGCAACTATTTCATCCCCGCAGACACAGCAAACGAGCTGGAGCGCACGTAAGGGGCCGCGCATTTAAACCCCCGTCGCAAGAGGCGAGGGAAAAGCTGCGAGCGCTCGTGCCGATGACCCCATCTCCCTGCAATTCTGCGCCAGATCCCAAACCCTCCTTCGACTCCTTATAAGTTCAGGCTTCACAGATGCCTTGGGGCACAgatgtctgctgctgctggctgcaacCGCATCGCGCCCATCCCCGCGCATTTATTGTGTCTGTATAAACACCggggagagacagagaaggtaccagagaaaaacatttagtGTATGGCATATGTGCTTTGTTCAAAGGACACGCGTTCAcgtgaagagaagaaaacaacctgcagaggaaaaaacatttctgagcatCTGTGCACGTGGCTGTCCTGATAAAGCCCGTTCGGCTCATTtgacaagaggaaagaaaacaaacccaacgCTGCCTACCGTTCATTCATCGTCCGTGCAGCAAATAGCTTAGTTTATAAAAAGGATTAGATGACTCATATGAAGATTAGCACCAGCTTGGTAGCTGATGCTTAAAGAAAACCTAATTATAGGCAAAAATCACCTCTTTGGTCCACACAGCCTTGAGCCACACGCTGACCCACACCCATAAGAACAGTGTGTGCGTGTAAGAATCGCAGAGCGCAGACAGACTGCCCGTACAGCCTGACGTCTCATTGATAATTTCTCATTGATAACCCTTCCAGCAGGCAATTGACTCGAGGGCTACGTAGGGAGCCTGCCAGGCAGCTCACCGTCGGCAGCACGAGCAGGGGGTGCAGCCCAGACACAGATCTGGAGCTCCAAACCACCAGCCACCATTGAAAAGTCTTGGCTTACAAGTATAAATTAGACAGCAGCTTTAAACAAACCCTCAgcctgtgtctttaaaatgtcagtaGGCAGAAATTAAAACTGGACAAATTTGTGCTAAGCAGCAACTCACTTGCAAGAGCGatgcagctgctttttaaagcactttgcGCTAAATGAACCTGCTGTGTGGAACGGCATCGCCCTCCTGCTGCGCCGAGGTTGAGAAGTTAAACCCGGTGAAACAAAAGGAGTATTCCTGAATGCACATaaatctcttcctcttcttctgccTGTCAAAATGATTCAAGAATCTCCtgattaatttttccttcaagaaaCCACATTAATTAATGAACGGCAATAATTAATAATGGATGGAATATACCACATGAGCAATGACGAGCCAGACTCCAGGCTTCTGCCCCACGATCCGACTCTTTGTGCCGAGATGCAGGTTTTACACTGACATCCCTCAGCATAATTCAGACAGGCAGAGTTATGTGAATACAGATGTTTGCATATTGATTCCCCAGTTCCTTAGTTGGCATTAAACATTGCTTCTTGTTACAGACACTGTGCAGCTTTGGAGAGAATTTGTGATACAATACCTTATCATATTACATCAACAAGCATTACGGCATGACAAGataagcttatttttttaaaaatcaggtgcTGTGCCTGAGAAAATGCCACTCAGTCATACAAAACCCTCATACAGACTGTCCCATGAGCATCAGTAACCGTGGCAGACCGAGCAGGCACTGTGCCTGCAGGCTACGTAGCTACACGCACGTATGTACATACACTATATATAAACAAAGACATTCAGAGAACACTTACATGTCTGCATGTACATATTTTGTTACTGTTTGCAGATTGTAACCTCTTTTTAATCAAACATTTGCCATTCACCCACATTAAAACAAGTAAGGAAAAAATTCACTCGGTGTTGCCTGCGAATTTTCTGCATGTAACACACATGCTTTAATCACACAGGTCATAGCTAGAGACCTTTTTATTGCAGCATGATTTCATCTTCAAACTATTCCAATATCCACTTGTGTACGGTAGGTTACCCTTTTATAGGTTTCTAATAAAAGCAAATCTTCCTTAAGCGGCTATTACTGGATTTCTCCTTTCAGCCCAGGGATAAGCAGGATTCTGGGCTTTAAAAAGATCTCTAGTGAGCTGAACAAGAAAGTGACAACTGAAGAATGTCATGGCAAAACTTCCATATGTTCTAATTACGGCACCGTTAACGAGAAGAACATTCCTCAGATCAGAGCATTCATCACGTTTAGCACAGACACGCTGAAATCATCTATTCACGTAGAGTCTGAAAATTTTCTACTCATCTCTAGTTAGATGCCACAGAAGGCAGTGTCTGGCAACACAAGGTAAGCTGCACCATCTGgaaataattcacatttttttcctgttgctaaagaaaattatgtatttattctcttttaaaaatgaaccgAAATACAACTTTAGGAAATACCTGTTCATTACATTTAGATACATAGTTTGAGACTGACTTATTTCCAGAGCGTTCCTTCACAGACTTATATTCACATGCACCTTACATGTTTTCTACATTCTCCACCATATTACACCTCATCAcaatatttataataaaaaggCTAACCTGTAAATTCTTGAGACATTGACATTTAGTATGAACATCTGCAACGTATCAGAACCCCTGAATAGTAATTGGATTGCACCGAGACAGACGTAGGCTGGTAAAATAATAAGGCACAGTACTATGTATAGGGAACAGGGGTTACTCTTTTAGCAACACAGACTTACTGACCCCGTTAGCCCGTCTGCAAGAACGGTATTTGGGTTAAAGCCACTGCACCCTCCGAGCGCAGGGACAACGGTCACCTACCCTGGGCTGCTCTGATGACCCACGGATTTTACATGTGACAGTGGGAGTTAAAGCACTGTAAGGTATCAGCGGAGTTTTCAAACACATAAGGGCTCTTTTATGCTAAGTATGAAGTGGATCCATCTCCTCAAACCCTtatcaaattaattaaaaaaaaaaaaatcaagtggtATCTGTGATAAGCACCAAGTATAAAAACATGATGTCCAGTTTTCAAACCTGCCAGGTACCCACAGCTCCGGGTGCTCAACACATGCACAAGCTGCAGgttttttcattccatttgtTTGGAACCTCAGCTGGGTGTTGCAGAGAGGTACCGCAGAGCTTTCCATATTATTTTGGCTCTCCCCTTCCACAGCAGTATTAAACTTTGGCAGGCAGGGGATTTGTATCCATCGTTTGAGCCGAGATCTCTGGGTGCAGCATCAGCCTTTTGCTTGTATGGCTGGGATTAGTAAGACATTGCTGAGATCATCATGTGTACGTTTCACAGCCAAAACAGCTATTAgtattaaacaagaaaaaaaagaagagctgtaGCCTGCAGTGAGTATCCCGTTAAAAAGGACCCTAGGTTTATTTCAGAGGTAGTTTTAAAGACTATGACCATTGCAAAGAACCTCTACTGATAAACTGCTGCTTAAAAAGTTTTCAACTGCATGGAAGTCCTAACAGGTCACAACGATTGTAAACAATTTCAGATTGAGCGACGCACTCACTCTTCCACAAAAGTCACCTTAAAGCTTTCCAGTTAAGTCAGTTCTGAATTTTAGGTCACCAGACAACTAGAGCTCCTATTCAAGCTGGATGGGAAGGATAAAAAACTCCAGAGATCTGCGTACACAGATACCCCACCAGAATCAGGTCACTGTTGTGAAACAGCTTCACGTTCAACAGCTTGTGCCAGTAAGATCAAAGCTGTAACGAACTAAACGCAGCCTGGGTCAGTGTCTGTGATACCACGTTctgcagggaagaaaagtaCTTCACTGTCCACTGAGTTCAAGTAAAAACAAGTTTCTCCTTGCAACGTGGACAGGCAGATAACATTTGGACCCGAGTGTAAAGGCAATGTGCATCTGTCAGATGGGATGCTCACGCCTTGTCATTTGTTTATGTAAAACCATTGCTAAACCAAACagctaaaaatgcagacaatAAACAGAGCGTGGTATTTACACACAGAAACTGACAGCGTAGTAAAACAAAGAGAACATTGTAAGGGACATGTTACAACAAGTTTGGGTGACTTTTATAAATGTGATGTCTGTTTTGCTGTAAACTCAAgtaatttgcatttgttttgtgcTAACTTCCTAGAAGAACGTGAGTGAAGCTCCAGTAGAACCTCACTACACCTCCTACACTAACTCACAGGGATCTCAACAAGTCAAGTGTGTGCAGGGAGATTTATTAGCTCCTCCAAAGGGCCTTCCCAGTTTGGGAATACTGGGTCACACTattcactgaaaacaaacaagttaTAAAGAAAATGGGGCTTAGTAATTGGAAACATGACCGAAATATTCTCAGCTGTATTCCCTGGGTACAAAGAAGTCCTTTGCAATGTAGTAAAAATCTGCTGAGgctgcttcctcttccttctcaccGACTACGGCTACATAGACAAGAGCCCCAAATTAGCAAGAGAGTTAACTATgcacttgattttaaaatatagtagTCCCAAGTAAGTAAGAACCAGTCTTAAACATACACAACTCATAACGGGCACCTTGCGCAGTCAGGTCACACTGAACATTTTCTAGATACAAAGCAATATTCTTGCCAGCTAAttactttttctgcagttttacaGCACCAGCCTTAAGTGAGATTACTGAGTGTACCCCAGAGACTGTTACATTAGAAGTTACCTCATAGTAACCAGTTCCCAGAAGTCACAGGAGAATGATTATTGTGCATTTGGCATTTTATAGATGAAAATGGTTTAGAACCAAGACACTGCTCTGTGCTCCTAAGAGAAGACCTGTTTGTACAGCTCCCAGCACACCAACACTGTTGTCTTCTGCCAGGCTCCAGACACTACCGTTAAAGTGCTTTTCTATGCATCTTTCCTAACGAGCTGTTGCTCCTGGAAGGCTCCTTTCTCCTCGCTCACCAggtatattttgtaaaaaaatgcatagagtaaagggcagaggaggaagaagaatgCTTCCAGCTTCTGAAAACGTGCCACGTCTATTAGAGATTCTACTACAGTCGACGGCTTCTTCTACCACTTCCCCCCAAAATCCACTTCCATTCAAACAAAACTTCACTCAGCTGAGCCAAATAAAAAACACCAGTCATGCATTATTATGAAGTGAACCATGAACACACCATACATGCTGGTATTGCTTGTAGCTGCACagataaagttattttaatattattactAAGCTTATTGAATTGACACTTGTAAAACAAAAGAACTCGGAAAAGCCAAGTACATGAGAACCTCAGTTTAAACAACAGTTTGGAGCTTTGGCTCTGTCTCTTTGACTTTTTACACAAGCCTCCACCCAGCCCTTCACCAGTGCTGTAattaaagagaggaaaaaatgcatccCCATCTTCTCAGAGGGAGGGTCTCGTACTGAACATGTGGCCACCTTATCCTAAAAATCACCCTGATAATTCCTTTGTTTCTATACCGAGAGTCTCCTTAACATTAAAAACCTGCTACAGAGAAACTCATTAAATTTAAAACCTTCTGTTCATAAAAGCTCTAAATTGTATTTAAAGTTGTGTTCAGGCACCTGGCAAGAGATCAGATGTGTTTGTAAATGGACTCGGGCCATGTGGCTGCAAGAAGTAACAACCCAAACAAGTTGTGCTGTTGTCATTACAGATCACCCCACCTTTTCATGTTCTTGGAAGataaaggaggaggaaataCAAGCTCATATATTTCAAGAATAAGAAAACATAGGCATGTCTCTCTCAAAGACCTGAAGGAATACGATTAGAAATAAAGCAATTCTTCTCATAACGTATTTTGATTTGGATCTACCAGTTTTTGCACCTCATCAGTCTTCCCTTATATTTCACAGATGATGCTTAGATTTCAGAACATGCTTCTAATTATTAGGTGTCGTTCCCCCCCCATTTTCTAGTTACAGTCCTGGGCCTTAAAAACTTTTACTTGTCTAATAAGGGTGgcatgtttgctttttattaaaagaaatccaTGTAATTTAATGGAATTCActctacacaaaaaaaaagacatttttaaaatgactaGAATCtcaaaaatgtatataaaacaGCTCTTCAAAgtcaacatttttgttttgggaacagcacaggaaaataaacaaacacacacacacctggCAGAACTGATGATTTAAGTCTGAGCTCCAGAGAAACATTAACTGACTCATTCGCTGTGAACAAACTGGCTCACACTTGTATTCCCCTATCAGCTTTCCACAGGCTTTTAATGGCAAGTGCAAGTGAACAGAAGTTAGTAGGTTTTTTCCATGGCATTTCTACGCTCCTTTGTTGAAATTTTAATcatttgaaatcttttttttccccaccaaatTCCTTTGGTGTCTACATCCcatggtattttttaaaatctcatccAGGATAGATAAAAGCAGGGCAGAGAAATCAAATTCTTCAAACATAAGTTAGCAATTTGCAAGTAAGTTCCTACTGCGTTACATTAACACATTTGTGCTTTTGACAACAGATACAAAAACTCTCCCCGGAATAAAACGAGTTCAGTTGAGGATTAActcaaaatgtgtattttaaatcaatttcCCTTGCTATCTTAAGCAAAAGAACCAGTTAAACCGTCCTGATAAGAAACAGTTTGATTTCTAAACCAGCATTATTAAATAGCACGTTTGCCAAACTGTCATTTTACTCAACAGCTGAGCTGACCTACCCAGTAATGTAGTACACACCACGTTGTGAGTGAAACAGTTGGATAAAAGTTAGCCCTTTAAATGTGTACATTTTGACTGAACTTCTTCAAGATTTAGCCTCTAATAAAAAGTAAATCCATTAAAAACCTCTGCATTTAACCTCCTTACACATTAATAAACAATTAAAACACAAGGTATGTATTCTGGAAATACATAAATCTCTATTAGCTGACCAGTCTGGGTAGCACAGTACATCGAGGTATACTGCCGTTGGAGTCAGATGTCAAATTAGCCCTCAGCTTGTTCGCTACTCCAACTACGGGAGGCAACTTGGAACCTATTCCTGCGAGAGAACTTGTATAGCTAGAGATCCGTTTATTGGAGGTTTTATCAGTGCTGGGTGGTTTGGGTGCCTGTTTACAAATCCAAGGGTGCCTTAGAGCTTGACTCGGAATCATGCGTGTGGAAGGATCCCAGCTGAGACATTCTTTCAAGAACTCTATAAACAAGGGATCGTCGCAGCCTTTCAGGGCCGTCACCCAGTCTTTGTTCCCTGGAGCGCCTCGTATTTTACCCCGGCGCGAGCGACTCCCATTAAGGGTCACTCTTCCATCTGCATGTGTAGTTACGGTGCAGTAGCGAGGATGACCCTTAGAGTTGATGAAGTTCTTGGCTCGCTTGGATTGATCCAAAAGCTTCTGAGGTGGCATTCCGAGAAGTTCCATCATACAAGCCAGTTGGTCTCCCTCATCCTCTCCAGGAAAAAGAGGGTATCCAGTCAAGAGCTCCACCAGAATACAGCCAAAACTCCACATGTCTATGGGCATCCCATAGCGACTTCCCAGAATTACCTCCGGCGCCCGATAAAATCGAGACTGAATGTATGTGTAGACTCTTTGGTGCTCAAAACAGCTGGACCCAAAATCTATCACCTTGATTCCACTCCTCCCTTGCTGTTTTAGAAGGATATTTTCTGGCTTCAAGTCACAGTGTATGATTTTGTTTCTATAAAGAGCATCCAAACACTGCAGTATAGACTGAGCAAACTTGCGTACCAGTTGGATACTGAAGCCCTGaaacttatttctttttatcagcTCATACAGGTTCATACTCAAGAGTTCAAAGGTCATACAGATGTGGTTCCGAAAGGTGAAGCTTTCCAGCATGTGAATAACATTCATACTGCCCGTTTTATCCTGCTTCTTCAGATGCTCCAGAATCCGGATTTCTTCTGCTGCCTGGCGATGGAATCTCTTTTCATTGCGAACCATCTTTAAGGCCAAGTGTTGCTGGAGTTTGTGATCGTAGACTTTAGCAACTTGTCCAAAACTGCCCTTGCCAATGATTTTGAGTACTTCATACCGGTAAGCAAGATGGTCGTGGGGCACGTGAATGTAGCTGCCTTGGTCATCATCATAACCTCCATTGTTGGGACCACCAATTACTCCTTGCCTCTTTTTTGCAGCTGGACCCACAAAGtaaatttcaggaaaattaaatatctCTTGCTGCTCATAAGCAGATAGCTGATGTTTGTACTGTTTGACAGCTTGGTCTGGAGCTTGGGAAATGGCTTTGTGTGCGTTTGAAGAACTACCACTACCTTTAGAAGTGCTTATGTTCTCTatacttttctcttttgtcaAGGAAGGAAGAGATCTTTCTGAACGAGTAGTTCCTGTAGACTGAAGAGTGCTACCCCTTCTGTTGCCAGAGTCCTCAAATAATTGCTCCACTTTGACCTGACTTCCAGTTAGAGGGTGATCCTTCATTGTGAGTTTGTTGCTAGAAACCTacagaaggggggaaaaaaaaaaaagctttactttATCTTTTAAAGCACAGACTAAGAATAAACTCAATACcacataaaacaaaaccagtaacatcAACAGGTTTTGCATTTCTATTAGGAACAAATATAAAATGCTGGACCTAAACTAACTCAAGTTACAAGCATAGTCATAGAACGGTACACAAAGAGAATGCACCTTACTGAAACAAGCACTTGCACAAACAGTGTACTTTTAAGTCGATACAGGGCAAACCCTAGACAGTCAAACGCTCAAACAAGGACACAATCCCCATCTCTACTAGTAGGCACGTAGTCAGCAAACAGCCGGGGGAACAGCTATGTTTAGCTCTAAACGTGGGTGCAGCAAACACAACCAACGACAGATGCAACTTGCACCTGTCTGAAACATGCAACACAATGTGAACGTGCAGAGGAGAATCAGGAATACTGCAAGGACAAGCTGccaaaggaagacaaagaaacGACAGCAAGTGATGTAAGGCTGGTGTAACCAAGCTGAACGAGGAGCAAAAGGATGACAGAGCAAGACGAGataaaccatattttttttaatcgaTGCTTATTCTTTGAAGGGGAAATACCACCATATCCACAACTCCCTTTGAAATCACGATAGCTGCACAACTATCTTAAGACACACTTAGAAGCTTTGCATAATCAAGAGTATCTCTTACTCCAACTTTGTTGACAGCAGTCTGTAACCACTGCCTCTTACTGccatatgttaaaatatttacatctcAAATGAACACACAGAAGGTGAGAAAAGCCCTGTGAAATTTTTCAAGCTTGTCATTTTTACAATTTAGTAAATGCTGAACTCCCTGGAGTTCAGGTCCTTACTAGAACTGCAGTTACGCCCCTCTTCTACTCACTGACGCTCCGTGCTGACAGACAGCAGAGAGGTGGTGTCTTATCCTGTGCAACACTGAAGAAGCCGTGACTAGAGTAGCaacatctgttttccattttgccctttaatctaaaaataaagatttgagACACATGCCAAACCGAATTcctgaaaaccaaaataactaCACAGgaatcaaacaaaaaatataaataaacctGCAGATACACAGCAATAAAACCAAATTCCTTTTTAGTTACATACAATCCAACGTCTTGGCTTAGTCAGTAAATAAGGGAAGTGAATGTTCTTGCCAAAAACAACTCCACTCTGTTGGTGCTGCCTTGAAATGTCAGCTTTTGCTCAGAAGACCCCAAAAACGGGCATTTCCTACAGAAGTCAGTCCTTATCAATGGTGACTAGGGGCCACTGGATGTATCCTACTAAGTTCCACTACTCTGGGTCCTATCAACCCCAAAATGCAGTGTACTGTACGAGACACGCCTTTCCAGAAAGtctgaaataacaaaacaaagcccAGCCCTGGTAACTCAGaataaatgcctttttctcaGAGTCTGCCTGAACCTCTGAGATAAGGATGACATATTTTCAGAACTGGCTAAAAGACTACGCAGTCCAGCAGGCTCAAACAGTAAGTTTACAAataaacagagaacagaagcaCAGAACAAGGGtcacatttgtttgttttctgaagttttccaGGGGGGCACGAGAGAGggggaaaaccaaaccaaaacaagccTGTCCTACAGTACAAGTCTTACTTTCACCTTTGCAATCAAAACTCGATATTCTTCCTACGTGGGTTTCAACTGTGGGCACAACAGAGCAGCTTTTTATCACTGTGGCTCAGAACAGACCCAGCTGCACCTCTGCAGGCAGCCTCCCTGGCGCAGAACAGCGCCGTGGCAGTTTGTGGCAGCAAACATTTTGTACCTTTGAATCCCTAAataaacaaggaattcattatTCCATTTATCCCGGAACTATTTCTTAAGAAGAAATAATGGCTTTGGATCTCAAACCCGACTCAACAGGCATTCAGTAGTAAGGACTAAATTTTCATTCTGAGAGGACTACCAAAATCATCCCCCACGTGACGATGAGACACAAATATAGATCAATGTTAACCCGAACTCAGAAGAGCT
Coding sequences within it:
- the DYRK3 gene encoding dual specificity tyrosine-phosphorylation-regulated kinase 3; amino-acid sequence: MLLGRKPEAPLGAGRFGDGLYDSYMRIDQIRYQESTNEHSPSALPSLARSNVSSNKLTMKDHPLTGSQVKVEQLFEDSGNRRGSTLQSTGTTRSERSLPSLTKEKSIENISTSKGSGSSSNAHKAISQAPDQAVKQYKHQLSAYEQQEIFNFPEIYFVGPAAKKRQGVIGGPNNGGYDDDQGSYIHVPHDHLAYRYEVLKIIGKGSFGQVAKVYDHKLQQHLALKMVRNEKRFHRQAAEEIRILEHLKKQDKTGSMNVIHMLESFTFRNHICMTFELLSMNLYELIKRNKFQGFSIQLVRKFAQSILQCLDALYRNKIIHCDLKPENILLKQQGRSGIKVIDFGSSCFEHQRVYTYIQSRFYRAPEVILGSRYGMPIDMWSFGCILVELLTGYPLFPGEDEGDQLACMMELLGMPPQKLLDQSKRAKNFINSKGHPRYCTVTTHADGRVTLNGSRSRRGKIRGAPGNKDWVTALKGCDDPLFIEFLKECLSWDPSTRMIPSQALRHPWICKQAPKPPSTDKTSNKRISSYTSSLAGIGSKLPPVVGVANKLRANLTSDSNGSIPRCTVLPRLVS